One window of the Tautonia marina genome contains the following:
- a CDS encoding DUF1501 domain-containing protein, with the protein MFRILGNSHRACDGPRRRDVLRIGGLTALGLGLPQLLGRGECSAAAPGSFGRAKSCVLIYLFGGPSQIDMYDLKPEAPEQIRGEFRPIATATPGMDLCEHLPRLAKRSEDFCLIRSMRHEHPRHGWGVYYMLTGKKHSRPDLDAPPTPEDFPGPGALISHLAPRADGAPAAVTLPRWNRFNDLPDAYAGERGGFLGSAFDPWLVRSSSAEGLDFEPDVMTMPAEVGPGRIEGRKRLLARLDARLDHLAAQGEVRDQLVKRAFALIGSTGVRRAFRLNEEPEPIRERYGRHPFGQGLLLARRLVEAGTRLVQVNWHDDGSDVKSPFWDTHQDNFGSLRDRLLPPLDQALSSLLEDLSARGLLEETLVVVMGEFGRTPRVGQVVMNAATDGNGRDHWPHAYTVLAAGGGVRGGSVFGATDAHAGEVVDSPVSPPDLQATVLHLLGIEPATLITDRLGRQHRASDGEPVLGMLG; encoded by the coding sequence ATGTTTCGCATCCTCGGCAACTCACATCGGGCGTGTGATGGTCCCCGACGTCGTGACGTCCTCCGGATTGGGGGGCTGACGGCCCTGGGGTTGGGCCTGCCCCAACTGCTGGGTCGGGGGGAGTGTTCGGCGGCTGCGCCGGGGAGCTTTGGCCGGGCGAAGTCGTGTGTGCTGATTTATCTGTTCGGCGGGCCGAGTCAGATCGACATGTATGATCTCAAGCCCGAGGCTCCCGAGCAGATTCGGGGGGAGTTTCGGCCGATTGCGACGGCGACGCCGGGGATGGATCTGTGCGAGCATCTTCCTCGCTTGGCGAAGCGGTCGGAGGACTTCTGCTTGATCCGGTCGATGCGGCATGAACACCCTCGTCATGGTTGGGGGGTGTATTACATGCTGACGGGGAAGAAGCACTCACGTCCCGATCTGGATGCGCCGCCGACACCAGAGGATTTTCCCGGACCGGGGGCCCTGATCAGTCATCTTGCGCCTCGGGCCGACGGGGCACCGGCCGCGGTGACGCTGCCGCGCTGGAACCGATTTAACGATCTGCCCGATGCGTATGCGGGGGAGCGAGGCGGATTTCTGGGATCGGCGTTTGATCCGTGGCTGGTCCGGTCGTCGTCGGCGGAGGGGCTCGACTTTGAGCCGGATGTGATGACGATGCCGGCCGAGGTTGGGCCGGGTCGGATCGAGGGGCGTAAGCGGTTGCTGGCGCGGCTCGATGCGCGGCTCGATCATCTGGCGGCACAGGGAGAGGTGCGCGATCAACTGGTGAAGCGAGCGTTTGCCCTGATCGGCTCGACGGGGGTTCGGCGGGCCTTTCGGCTGAACGAGGAGCCCGAGCCGATCCGGGAGCGGTATGGTCGTCACCCGTTTGGTCAGGGGTTGCTGCTGGCTCGGCGACTGGTCGAGGCCGGGACGCGGTTGGTGCAGGTGAACTGGCACGATGACGGCAGCGATGTGAAATCGCCGTTCTGGGACACGCATCAAGACAACTTCGGTTCGCTGCGCGATCGGCTGCTCCCGCCCCTGGATCAGGCTCTTTCGTCGTTGCTGGAAGACCTCTCGGCGCGGGGGTTGCTGGAGGAAACGCTGGTGGTGGTGATGGGGGAGTTTGGCCGGACGCCCCGGGTGGGTCAGGTGGTGATGAACGCGGCGACCGACGGCAACGGCCGAGACCACTGGCCGCACGCCTATACCGTGTTGGCCGCCGGTGGCGGGGTTCGGGGTGGTTCCGTGTTTGGTGCCACCGATGCGCACGCGGGAGAGGTGGTCGATTCGCCCGTGTCGCCGCCGGATCTTCAGGCGACGGTACTGCACCTGCTCGGGATCGAGCCGGCGACACTGATTACGGATCGGCTGGGTCGGCAGCATCGAGCGAGCGATGGGGAGCCGGTGCTGGGAATGCTCGGGTAG
- the hemB gene encoding porphobilinogen synthase, translating into MPGPRLPSNPGQYPTTRPRRVRREDWSRRLVAEHHLSVNDLIWPLFVFDGPGARQEVPSMPGVERLAIPQLVEAAALAAELKIPAIAIFPATDPSLKTPEAEEAVNPENLVCRAVRAVKEQVSGVGIICDVALDPYSSHGQDGLVREGYVVNDETVEVLCRQAVVQAEAGCDVIAPSDMMDGRVGAIRRALDASGFEQVQILAYAAKYASSFYGPFRDAVGSAGNLGSGDKKTYQMDPANSDEALREVALDVAEGADLVMVKPGMPYLDIVHRVKETFGLPTYAYQVSGEYAMIRAAGDRGWLDGDRAMMESLLAFKRAGADGVLTYFARAAAERLRSG; encoded by the coding sequence ATGCCCGGACCCCGACTGCCCAGCAACCCCGGTCAGTACCCGACCACCCGCCCTCGCCGTGTGAGACGGGAGGACTGGTCGAGGCGGCTGGTGGCGGAACATCACCTGAGCGTGAATGACCTGATCTGGCCCCTGTTCGTCTTCGATGGGCCGGGAGCGCGGCAAGAGGTGCCGTCGATGCCGGGGGTGGAACGGTTGGCGATTCCCCAACTGGTGGAGGCCGCGGCGCTGGCTGCCGAATTGAAGATTCCGGCCATTGCGATCTTCCCCGCGACCGATCCGAGCTTGAAAACACCGGAAGCCGAGGAAGCCGTCAACCCCGAGAACCTGGTTTGCCGGGCCGTGCGAGCGGTCAAGGAGCAGGTGAGCGGCGTGGGAATCATCTGCGACGTAGCGCTCGATCCGTACTCGAGCCACGGGCAGGACGGCCTGGTGCGCGAGGGGTATGTGGTGAACGATGAGACGGTCGAGGTGCTGTGCCGCCAGGCGGTGGTGCAGGCCGAGGCCGGTTGCGACGTGATCGCGCCGAGCGACATGATGGACGGTCGGGTGGGGGCGATTCGCCGGGCTTTGGATGCGTCGGGGTTTGAGCAGGTGCAGATTCTTGCCTATGCGGCCAAGTACGCGTCGAGCTTTTACGGCCCGTTTCGAGACGCGGTCGGCTCGGCGGGGAACCTGGGGTCGGGGGACAAGAAGACCTATCAGATGGACCCGGCCAACAGCGATGAAGCCCTGCGCGAGGTGGCGCTCGACGTGGCCGAGGGGGCGGATCTGGTGATGGTCAAGCCGGGCATGCCGTATCTCGACATTGTGCATCGGGTGAAGGAAACATTTGGGCTGCCGACCTACGCCTATCAGGTGAGCGGCGAGTATGCGATGATCCGAGCGGCGGGGGATCGGGGCTGGCTCGACGGCGACCGGGCAATGATGGAAAGCCTGCTTGCGTTTAAACGTGCGGGTGCCGATGGGGTGTTGACCTATTTTGCCCGAGCGGCGGCGGAGCGGTTGAGGTCGGGGTGA
- a CDS encoding PEP-CTERM sorting domain-containing protein codes for MDSKRFGTLLGVVMVLGLACSAESAEILYVQDFENPTNFRNDGADVNIFRQVNQLYGDQPPGFQFAQRNTVETLLITGNQAFGTGYSDPSGIGGNYTLGMLSSYENDLLGLSFDTGGRQYLNFQLTVSSIDLSAWGGPFVSPGAVPVFRFTLYDNPSGANGLFGNGTILDQIEASGTASARSVFDWTTILLPLNASQSTNGKVTIQIDLLDGGYAAMDNFRIVASDIRGDLGTIPEPSSVIILGLGLTGLAGVMARKRVKRSRADDLVAV; via the coding sequence ATGGATTCCAAAAGGTTCGGCACGCTGCTCGGTGTGGTGATGGTGCTGGGGTTGGCGTGCTCGGCAGAATCGGCGGAAATTTTGTATGTGCAGGATTTTGAGAACCCCACCAACTTCCGGAACGATGGGGCGGATGTGAATATTTTCCGGCAGGTGAATCAGCTTTATGGCGATCAGCCGCCCGGCTTTCAGTTTGCCCAGCGAAACACGGTCGAAACGTTGCTGATTACCGGCAACCAGGCGTTTGGGACCGGCTACTCCGACCCGTCGGGGATCGGAGGCAACTACACGCTGGGGATGTTGTCGAGCTATGAGAACGATTTGCTGGGCCTTTCGTTCGACACGGGGGGCCGCCAGTACCTGAATTTCCAGCTCACGGTATCGAGTATCGACCTGAGCGCCTGGGGTGGTCCCTTTGTGTCGCCGGGGGCGGTGCCGGTCTTCCGGTTCACGCTCTATGACAACCCCTCGGGAGCGAACGGCTTGTTCGGCAACGGGACGATTTTGGATCAGATTGAGGCGTCGGGGACGGCCTCGGCGCGGTCGGTCTTTGACTGGACGACAATCTTGCTGCCGCTGAATGCCTCGCAATCCACGAATGGCAAGGTGACGATTCAAATTGACCTGCTGGATGGGGGTTACGCGGCGATGGATAACTTCCGGATCGTCGCCTCGGACATTCGAGGGGACCTGGGGACGATTCCGGAACCGAGCAGCGTGATCATTCTTGGTCTGGGCCTGACCGGCCTGGCGGGCGTGATGGCCCGGAAGCGGGTTAAGCGGTCGCGAGCGGATGATCTTGTGGCGGTCTAA
- a CDS encoding DMT family transporter: MPPVPTSRRLDLKGVLGVTLCCALWGGNAVAVKYSVPDIPPFGCAAFRFLIGLPVVASVCRIMGQPMWVERRHTRLLIAHSLITVLQIGTFNLGTGLSLAGRSSVFINVHPLIVAPLSWLLLGERLGRQGVMGLIAAALGVTVLLSTAVQAGGNLTGDAIVLLSGMIFGAQTVAQKWTFPIIRPATLLFTQYVLAIPMFFAISAVFEGFDTYQFTPGALWGLLYQGLAVSGVVFTVWMLLLSRYPANRIATLAFMTPLFGIAAGTLVRGEPFRWELVVAGVLVGCGIYLVSRERFEHRQSPALALPGEDAP; this comes from the coding sequence ATGCCCCCCGTGCCGACCTCCCGCCGCCTCGACCTCAAGGGAGTGCTCGGGGTCACGCTCTGCTGTGCCCTCTGGGGAGGCAACGCCGTCGCCGTCAAGTACTCGGTCCCCGACATTCCTCCCTTCGGCTGTGCAGCCTTCCGGTTCCTGATCGGCTTACCGGTGGTCGCCTCGGTCTGCCGGATCATGGGCCAGCCGATGTGGGTCGAGCGGCGGCACACCAGGCTCCTGATCGCGCATTCCCTGATCACCGTCCTGCAAATCGGCACCTTCAACCTGGGCACCGGTCTGAGCCTGGCCGGCCGGTCGTCAGTCTTCATCAACGTACACCCCTTGATCGTCGCCCCTCTGTCGTGGCTCTTGCTCGGCGAGCGGCTCGGAAGGCAAGGCGTCATGGGCCTGATCGCGGCGGCCCTCGGGGTCACCGTCCTGCTTTCCACGGCCGTTCAGGCAGGCGGCAACCTGACCGGAGACGCCATCGTCCTGCTCTCCGGCATGATCTTTGGCGCCCAGACGGTCGCCCAGAAGTGGACCTTTCCCATCATCCGACCGGCCACCTTGCTGTTCACGCAGTACGTCCTGGCCATCCCCATGTTCTTCGCCATCAGCGCGGTCTTCGAGGGGTTCGACACCTACCAGTTCACCCCCGGCGCCCTCTGGGGCCTGCTCTATCAAGGGCTGGCCGTCTCGGGGGTGGTTTTCACGGTCTGGATGTTGCTGCTCTCCCGATACCCGGCCAACCGGATCGCCACCCTTGCCTTTATGACCCCGCTGTTCGGCATCGCCGCCGGCACCCTCGTCCGGGGCGAGCCCTTCCGCTGGGAACTGGTGGTCGCCGGCGTTCTGGTCGGCTGCGGCATCTACCTGGTCTCCCGAGAGCGGTTCGAGCACCGCCAGTCCCCCGCGCTCGCCCTTCCGGGAGAAGACGCCCCTTAA
- a CDS encoding GxxExxY protein: MEDRVIVELKVAKNYNPEDEPQLLNELKATGIKVGLLINFGRAKVEFRRLVY; encoded by the coding sequence GTGGAAGACCGAGTCATTGTCGAACTCAAAGTCGCCAAAAACTACAACCCCGAAGATGAACCGCAACTGCTCAACGAACTGAAAGCCACCGGGATCAAGGTCGGTCTATTGATCAACTTCGGTCGAGCCAAGGTCGAGTTCCGTCGCCTTGTGTATTGA
- a CDS encoding GxxExxY protein yields MEHGLREVWCIFHEKHKMLDQEESTKKIIGSAFEVYRVLGYGFLEKVYQKAMQVELIKRKIKAELEAKIKVSYKGVLVGDYQADLYCGRPSHCRTQSRQKLQPRR; encoded by the coding sequence ATGGAACACGGATTGAGAGAAGTATGGTGTATTTTTCATGAGAAGCACAAGATGTTGGACCAAGAAGAGAGTACAAAAAAGATTATTGGTTCAGCGTTTGAAGTGTACCGAGTGTTGGGATATGGGTTTTTAGAAAAGGTTTATCAGAAGGCGATGCAGGTGGAGTTGATCAAGAGGAAGATCAAGGCGGAACTCGAAGCGAAGATCAAGGTGAGTTACAAAGGAGTTCTCGTTGGTGATTATCAGGCGGATCTCTATTGTGGAAGACCGAGTCATTGTCGAACTCAAAGTCGCCAAAAACTACAACCCCGAAGATGA
- a CDS encoding amino acid ABC transporter ATP-binding protein: MIEVSGLVKRHGALEVLRGINLTVGRGEVAVVVGPSGSGKSTFLRCLNGLERFQGGAVVVDGLPLDASLADRRREVVLRQIRTRVGMVFQSFNLFPHRTVLQNVTEGPIHVLRLNRDEAEQRAIALLDRVGLADRIHARPQQLSGGQQQRVAIARALAMEPRAILFDEPTSALDPRMTGEVLAVMTDLARDGQTMIVVTHAMSFARRVADVVHVFDHGVVVESGPPGEVLENPSQEATRRFLTETVAA, from the coding sequence ATGATCGAGGTGTCTGGATTGGTCAAGCGGCACGGAGCACTTGAGGTGCTTCGAGGAATCAACCTGACCGTCGGCCGCGGCGAGGTCGCGGTGGTGGTCGGACCGTCGGGCAGTGGCAAGAGTACGTTCCTGCGCTGCCTGAACGGACTGGAGCGGTTCCAGGGGGGAGCGGTGGTCGTGGATGGCCTGCCGCTCGATGCCTCCCTGGCCGATCGCCGCCGAGAGGTGGTCCTGCGCCAGATCCGGACACGGGTGGGGATGGTCTTTCAGAGCTTCAATCTGTTTCCTCACCGAACCGTCTTGCAGAACGTGACCGAGGGTCCGATTCACGTCTTGCGCCTCAACCGAGACGAGGCCGAGCAGCGGGCGATCGCGCTGCTGGACCGCGTGGGACTGGCCGATCGGATTCACGCCCGGCCGCAGCAGCTTTCCGGCGGTCAGCAGCAGCGGGTGGCGATTGCCCGAGCGTTGGCGATGGAACCGCGCGCGATTCTCTTTGATGAGCCGACCAGCGCGCTTGATCCGAGAATGACCGGCGAGGTGCTGGCCGTCATGACCGACCTGGCCAGGGATGGTCAGACGATGATCGTTGTCACCCACGCGATGAGCTTCGCGCGCCGGGTGGCGGATGTCGTCCACGTGTTCGACCACGGCGTCGTGGTGGAGTCTGGCCCGCCGGGTGAGGTGCTGGAAAACCCGAGCCAGGAGGCGACGAGGCGGTTCCTGACGGAGACGGTGGCGGCCTGA
- a CDS encoding ABC transporter substrate-binding protein/permease — translation MEEPPSGPPSPSPLRIERDLSASAASPRPTRRPRPAWLALLIPLVLTPGSVKGQTTLERIEQSGRLTYGSDMEGGGPFAYIDPNDPNRLIGFEVELMDALADRLGAEAELAQGQWDQLLNVLSAGNVDAVVNGYELTPARVRTYRATRPYYLFQLQLMVRKGSSIRSWSDLKQEKPGGRRWRVGVLGGSSAETFAEEQHDGTVEVRAYTGATDAMIQVLSGQLDATLQDLPAARFYQPQFPELENVGPPEGLGYYVIYLRKNDEPLAEAINQGIADLIEDGTLERIYRKYDIWTDAQTRLAKLDAEQLASETEALSRESERGWALVWKYRDHLLRAAGTTIFLSVVSMPMAILVGLIVALGRLYGPAMVRVPFTLYVELIRGTPLMLQLFVLFYLANLPPYVAGILGLAINYSAYEAEIYRAGLQAIPPGQMEAALALGMPRWLALRRVVVPQAVRIVIPPVTNDFIALFKDSSVCSVITIVELSKQYQILANSTGGVLEFALVCAVLYLAMSLPLSWLSRWSEQRLRGGVKVRATKRGAPE, via the coding sequence ATGGAAGAACCCCCGTCCGGTCCCCCTTCCCCCTCGCCGTTGAGGATCGAACGCGACCTCTCTGCCTCTGCCGCCTCTCCGCGGCCCACCCGACGGCCCCGCCCCGCCTGGCTCGCCTTGCTGATACCCCTCGTCTTGACCCCCGGCTCGGTCAAGGGCCAGACGACCCTGGAACGGATCGAGCAATCCGGCCGATTGACCTACGGGTCCGACATGGAAGGGGGCGGCCCCTTCGCCTACATCGACCCGAACGACCCGAACCGGCTCATCGGTTTCGAGGTCGAGCTGATGGACGCCCTGGCCGATCGGCTCGGGGCCGAGGCCGAGCTGGCTCAGGGCCAGTGGGACCAGTTGCTCAACGTCCTGTCGGCCGGCAACGTGGATGCGGTGGTCAACGGCTACGAGCTGACCCCGGCCCGCGTGCGGACTTATCGGGCGACCCGGCCGTACTACCTCTTTCAGCTCCAGTTAATGGTACGCAAGGGGTCGTCGATCCGATCGTGGAGCGACCTGAAGCAGGAGAAGCCAGGAGGGAGGCGATGGCGGGTCGGGGTGCTGGGTGGGTCGTCGGCCGAGACGTTTGCCGAGGAGCAGCACGACGGAACGGTCGAGGTTCGGGCCTACACCGGCGCGACCGACGCGATGATTCAGGTCCTGAGCGGGCAACTCGACGCCACCCTGCAGGACCTTCCGGCCGCTCGGTTCTATCAGCCGCAGTTTCCTGAGCTGGAAAACGTCGGCCCTCCGGAAGGGCTGGGATACTACGTCATTTACTTGAGAAAGAACGATGAGCCCCTTGCCGAGGCGATCAATCAGGGAATCGCCGATCTGATCGAGGATGGGACACTTGAGCGAATCTATCGGAAGTATGATATCTGGACAGATGCTCAAACACGGTTGGCCAAGCTCGACGCCGAGCAACTGGCTTCAGAAACCGAGGCGCTAAGTCGGGAGTCGGAACGTGGCTGGGCGCTCGTCTGGAAGTACAGGGACCACCTGCTCAGGGCGGCCGGGACGACGATCTTCCTGTCGGTCGTGTCGATGCCGATGGCGATTCTCGTGGGGTTGATCGTGGCTCTGGGGCGGCTGTATGGCCCGGCGATGGTACGTGTTCCATTCACACTTTATGTGGAGTTGATTCGTGGCACGCCGTTGATGCTGCAATTGTTCGTCCTGTTCTACCTGGCGAACTTGCCGCCGTATGTGGCGGGAATTCTAGGGCTGGCGATCAATTATTCGGCCTACGAGGCGGAAATCTACCGGGCGGGTCTTCAGGCGATACCGCCTGGCCAGATGGAAGCGGCCCTGGCGCTGGGCATGCCTCGCTGGCTGGCCTTGCGGCGAGTGGTGGTGCCGCAGGCGGTTCGCATTGTGATCCCACCGGTCACGAACGATTTCATCGCCCTGTTCAAGGACAGTTCGGTTTGCTCGGTCATCACGATTGTGGAATTGAGCAAGCAGTACCAGATCCTTGCCAACAGTACGGGAGGAGTGCTTGAGTTTGCACTCGTCTGCGCGGTCTTGTACCTGGCGATGAGCCTGCCGTTGTCGTGGTTGTCCCGATGGTCCGAGCAGCGTCTCCGAGGAGGCGTCAAGGTGCGAGCAACAAAGAGGGGGGCCCCTGAATGA
- a CDS encoding M56 family metallopeptidase: MTILIDVIDRALPILWRATWQASLLVVLVLVVRAILGERLSPAWRHALWCLVLARLLVPVLPSSPASLYRLAPTLGADANDKPARVASMPSQNLPMITDPAPTPTDPARSVERPSLVAELRDERGIDRATAPLTRPPARWSLPRLAGLAWLLGVFLLSSRTLVASVRLARTSRTWADADDPEILALLNACRHQMGLRRSVRVRIAPDDLGPAATGFVRPSIVIPRSVLASISRNDLEHILMHECAHIRRGDVAVHWLTTAAVIVHWFNPVSWFVASRIRADRELACDAEVLSRLDGDRRSSYGGTILSLAGRLVPPRPLPGLVGAFGARSLLQERITMIASSSPHPRAWNRLAALLLILLALVGLTDAAPPPIEAEEPALRAVPQPIAPRIVKDDPLLDDATQKRIDELIRDLREINSVFPPSWASSIRDLAELGEIAVPSLIEELDRTTEDRPLRALGFTLRAIGDPRAVPALIRAIPRTLVESGSDSGLRMEDPELRAFLQEHDLDGVPRDRSFNFGRSFREITGALKAITGQQFNEGELNFVALAGGPAQQRLQRRYMHDLAERWATWWEDHWRQFTDDPAHAEVNLPPLPAAPQPAKRTDPSFPTGPKARQTGIWANVIAGPPQSLDYYRTFIDLDTRRELPWPDALGTPDEAAPENVAFWAADAGYDLQGIAYQPPGSQTSAYGIRGIGLRAWQVEDEVFGTIEQDLRGNRIPDLDRPAGEILVDIDPATGSYRPEHTATFLFQTREGATGILQVTGQITELFTDDDIGQPGLSTTRGFYRGVQFQYKLLYEEEE, encoded by the coding sequence ATGACCATTCTGATCGACGTCATCGACCGGGCCTTGCCGATCCTCTGGCGGGCGACCTGGCAAGCCTCGCTCCTGGTCGTCCTGGTCCTCGTCGTCCGGGCGATCCTCGGCGAAAGGCTGTCCCCCGCCTGGCGGCACGCCCTCTGGTGTCTCGTGCTCGCCCGGCTCCTCGTCCCGGTGCTCCCGAGCAGCCCGGCGAGCCTCTACCGGCTCGCTCCGACCCTCGGTGCCGACGCGAACGACAAGCCCGCCCGCGTCGCGTCGATGCCTTCGCAAAACCTCCCGATGATCACCGATCCGGCCCCGACGCCGACCGATCCCGCACGATCCGTCGAGCGGCCCTCCCTGGTCGCCGAGTTGAGGGACGAGCGGGGAATCGACCGGGCAACGGCCCCTCTCACACGTCCCCCCGCTCGATGGTCGTTGCCTCGGCTCGCCGGCCTGGCCTGGCTCCTTGGAGTGTTCCTGCTTTCGTCGAGGACGCTCGTCGCCTCGGTCCGACTGGCGAGGACGAGCCGGACCTGGGCGGATGCCGATGACCCCGAAATCCTGGCCCTGCTCAACGCTTGCCGGCATCAGATGGGCCTTCGCCGATCGGTCCGAGTCCGGATCGCCCCGGACGACCTCGGCCCGGCAGCCACAGGCTTCGTGCGCCCGAGCATCGTGATCCCCCGGTCGGTGCTGGCGTCAATCTCCCGGAACGACCTCGAACATATCCTGATGCACGAGTGTGCCCACATCCGGCGCGGGGACGTGGCCGTGCACTGGCTGACGACCGCCGCCGTGATCGTCCACTGGTTCAACCCGGTCTCCTGGTTTGTCGCCTCTCGGATTCGGGCCGACCGGGAACTCGCCTGTGATGCGGAGGTCCTCTCGCGCCTCGACGGCGACCGCCGCTCCTCCTACGGCGGGACGATCCTCTCCCTGGCGGGCCGGCTCGTCCCCCCCCGGCCATTGCCCGGCCTCGTTGGCGCCTTCGGAGCCCGCTCCCTCTTGCAGGAAAGGATCACCATGATCGCCTCCTCTTCGCCCCATCCAAGGGCCTGGAACCGCCTCGCCGCCCTCTTGCTCATCCTGCTCGCCCTCGTCGGCCTGACCGACGCCGCCCCTCCCCCGATCGAGGCCGAGGAGCCCGCCCTCCGGGCGGTCCCGCAGCCCATCGCCCCCCGCATCGTCAAGGACGACCCCCTGCTCGACGACGCGACCCAGAAACGGATCGACGAACTCATCCGCGACCTGAGAGAGATCAACTCCGTCTTCCCTCCGAGCTGGGCCTCGTCCATCCGCGATCTCGCCGAGCTTGGCGAGATCGCCGTACCGAGCTTGATCGAGGAACTCGACCGCACGACCGAGGATCGACCGCTCCGGGCACTCGGCTTCACGCTCCGGGCCATTGGCGATCCTCGGGCCGTGCCTGCCCTGATCCGGGCGATCCCCCGCACGCTGGTCGAGTCGGGGAGCGACTCCGGATTGCGGATGGAAGACCCGGAACTGCGTGCCTTCCTGCAGGAGCACGACCTCGACGGCGTTCCGAGGGACCGTTCCTTTAACTTCGGCAGGTCGTTTCGCGAGATCACAGGGGCCTTGAAAGCGATCACCGGCCAGCAGTTCAATGAGGGTGAGCTGAACTTCGTCGCTCTCGCAGGAGGTCCGGCCCAGCAGCGGCTCCAGCGGCGCTACATGCACGATCTCGCCGAGCGATGGGCCACCTGGTGGGAGGATCACTGGCGGCAGTTCACCGACGACCCGGCCCATGCCGAGGTCAACCTTCCCCCCCTCCCTGCTGCCCCCCAGCCTGCCAAGCGTACCGACCCTTCCTTTCCGACAGGGCCGAAGGCCCGCCAGACGGGAATCTGGGCGAACGTGATCGCCGGCCCTCCACAGTCGCTCGACTACTACCGGACGTTCATCGACCTCGATACGCGCCGAGAGCTTCCCTGGCCTGACGCACTGGGGACTCCGGACGAGGCCGCCCCCGAAAACGTCGCCTTCTGGGCCGCCGACGCGGGGTACGACCTGCAAGGGATTGCGTACCAGCCCCCCGGCTCGCAGACCTCTGCTTACGGAATCCGAGGGATTGGCCTCCGCGCCTGGCAGGTCGAGGATGAGGTCTTCGGGACCATCGAACAGGACCTCCGGGGCAATCGGATTCCCGACCTGGACCGCCCGGCCGGTGAGATCCTCGTCGACATCGACCCGGCAACCGGCTCCTACCGTCCTGAGCACACGGCCACCTTTCTTTTTCAGACCCGAGAAGGGGCGACCGGCATTCTCCAGGTGACCGGCCAGATCACCGAGCTGTTCACGGACGACGACATCGGCCAGCCAGGTTTGAGCACGACTCGGGGGTTCTACCGAGGGGTCCAGTTCCAGTACAAGCTCCTTTACGAGGAGGAGGAATGA
- a CDS encoding BlaI/MecI/CopY family transcriptional regulator, producing MGAESPRISDAEWEVMEAIWALGPATPAQVIERVAASRGWNHRTVRTLLARLVEKGALQRDEDGARSVYLAAVDRDACVRDEGQNFLARVFAGDAKALLVHFAREAKLDADELQRLKALLDEKTRGEKPKEEGS from the coding sequence ATGGGCGCAGAGTCGCCTCGAATCTCGGATGCGGAATGGGAGGTGATGGAGGCCATCTGGGCCCTCGGGCCCGCGACGCCGGCCCAGGTCATCGAACGGGTCGCGGCGTCTCGGGGGTGGAACCACCGGACGGTCCGGACCCTGCTGGCTCGACTCGTCGAGAAGGGGGCCCTCCAGCGCGACGAGGACGGTGCGCGGTCGGTCTACCTGGCGGCGGTTGACCGCGACGCGTGTGTTCGCGACGAAGGGCAAAACTTCCTCGCCAGGGTCTTCGCCGGGGATGCGAAGGCCCTGCTCGTCCACTTCGCCCGTGAGGCGAAGCTCGACGCCGACGAACTCCAGCGGCTCAAGGCCCTGCTCGACGAGAAGACCCGCGGGGAGAAGCCCAAGGAGGAGGGATCATGA